The Amycolatopsis jiangsuensis nucleotide sequence CTGATCTCCCAGCACCAGCTCGATGTGACCGAGGTGGCGCTGCACCAGGTCACCGACGACTTCATCGCCTACACCCGCGCACTGGGCGCGGACTGGAACCTCGACGAGACCACCGAGTTCCTGGTCATCGCCGCGACCCTGCTCGACCTCAAGGCGGCCCGGCTGCTGCCCTCGGCCGAGGTGGAGAACGAGGACGACCTCGCCCTGCTCGAGGCCAGGGACCTGCTTTTCGCGCGGGTGCTGCAGTACCGCGCGTACAAGCAGGTGGCGGCGTTGTTCGGTGAGCTGGAACAAGGGGCGCTGCGGCGTTACCCGCGGTCGGTGGCGCTCGAGGAACGGTACGTCGGGCTGCTGCCCGAGGTGATGCTCGGCGTCACACCGGAGCGGTTCGCGGAGATCGCGGTGGCGGTGTTCCGGCCGAAACCGCCGCCGACGGTGTCGCTGGCGCACCTGCACATGGGCCGGGTGTCGGTACGCGAGCACGCCGCACTGCTGCGGATGAGGCTCGCCGAGTCCGGTCAGGCCACGTTCAAGGAACTGGTGGCCGACTGCGAGCACACGGTGGAGATCGTCGCGCGGTTCCTCGCGCTGCTGGAGCTCTACCGCGAGTCGACCGTCCAGTTCGACCAGCTGGAGGCACTGGCCGAACTGCACGTCCGCTGGACCGGCGGCACGGTCGCCGAGGCGTCCGCCGCCGCGGCCCACGACCGCGCGGCGGCCGAACAGGAGGAATACGGGTGAGCACCGAAGACGACCACATCCCGCCCCCTGCGGATCCGGCGGACGCAGGTGTCGAGACCGCGGTGGAAACCGTTGCACCACAAGGGGACCCTGAGCCGCCGGAAGAACCGGAGGCTGTGGTGGCGGCCGCCGAGCCGGAAACCCCGGCAGCCGAGCCGGAAACCGCGGAGCCGGCCGTCGAGGACGGACCCGGATCCGCTCCTGTGCCCGAGTCCGTCCTCCCGACCGGCGACGCGACCGGCCACGCGTCCGGCGAGGAGAACGTCGAGGACGCCGAGGACAGCGGCCTGCCCGCGATCGAGGACGACGAGGCGCTGGAGGCCGCGCTCGAGGCGCTGTTGCTCGTGGTCGATTCGCCGGCCGCGGAGGAGAGCCTGGCGGAAACGCTCGAGCAGCCGGTGGCCAGGGTGACCGTCGCGCTGTCGACCATGGCGCAGAAGTTCACCGAGCGGGCCAGCGGGATCGACCTGCGGCGCGTCGGTGAGGGGTGGCGGTTCTACACTAGGGACACCTACGCCCCGTTCGTGGAGAAGCTCCTGCTGGACGGCCAGCGGTCGAAGCTGACCAGGGCCGCGCTGGAGAGCCTCGCCGTGATCGCGTACCGGCAACCGGTGACCCGTGCGCGGGTCGCGGCGGTGCGTGGCGTGAACGTGGACGGCGTGATCCGGACCCTTCTGGCGCGGGGGCTCATCGAGGAGATGGGCACCGATCCGGAGACGACCGGCACGCTCTACGTGACGACCGAGCTGTTCCTGGAGCGGCTGGGGCTGTCGTCGCTGAACGACCTGCCCCCGATCGCTCCGCTGCTACCCGAAGTGGACTCCATCGATGACATCTGAGCAACATCCCGACGGCGTCCGGCTGCAGAAGGTCCTTTCGCAGGCGGGCATCGCGTCCCGCCGCGCGGCCGAGGACCTGATCGAGGCCGGCCGGGTGGAGGTGGACGGCGCGGTGGTCACCGAGCTGGGCCGCCGCGTGCATCCGGACGAGGCGGTGATCCACGTCGACGGCACGCGGGTCAACCTGCGCGACGACTTGGTCTACCTGTCGTTCAACAAGCCCAAGGGCGTGCACTCCACCATGTCCGACGACCGGGGCCGCCCGTGCGTCGGGGACTACCTGCGCGGCCGTTGGGAGGAGACGCCCGGCGTGGTGCACGTCGGAAGGCTCGACGAGAACACCGAGGGCATGCTGCTGCTCACCAACGACGGCGATCTCGGGCACCGGCTGATGCACCCGTCCTACCGCGTGCTCAAGACCTACTTCGCCGAGGTCGAGGGCCTGGTCCCGCGCGGTCTGGGCAAGCAGCTGCGATCCGGCTGGGAGCTGCCGGACGGGATCGTCAAGGTCGACCAGTTCCGGGTCAAGGACATGCACTCCGGCCGGACCATGGTGGAACTGGTGATCCACGAGGGCCGCAAGCACATCGTGCGCCGGCTGCTCGCCTCGGCCGGGCATCCGGTGCGCAAACTCGTGCGCACCGCGGTCGGGGACGTCCAGCTCGGCAGCCAGCGTCCGGGCACGATCCGCCGGCTCAACCGCGGCGAGGTCGGTTCGCTGTACCGCAACGTCGGTCTCTGAGCCGGACCGGCGGGCACCTCCACCGGGCCCGCCGGGCAAGACCCCACTTTCCGCCGTGGTGGCCGGGCCGGCGCACTCCTAGCGTGAGCATCATCCGAGATCGCTGGGAGGCGAGGGAATGCGCGTGCGTGCCGGATTCTGCGTGGCCGCGGTGCTCGCGGCCGGGCTGGTGGCCACCCCGGCCACGGCTGCGGCGGCCACCGAGCCGCAGTACGACTTCGCCGGGGCGATCCGCGAGACGGTGTGGGTCGACATCGGCCGCGACGGGGACGGAGACGGTGTCACCGACCGGGTCGCCGCGGACATCGTGCGTCCCGCCGAACCCGCCGCCTCGGGCGGGAAGGTACCGGTGATCATGGACGCCAGTCCGTACTACTCCTCGGTCGGGCGAGGCAACGAAACCGAGTTCAAGACCTACGACGACCAGGGCCGTCCGGTCGGGTTCCCGCTCTACTACGACAACTACTTCGTCCCGCGCGGGTACGCGGTGGTGCTGGTGGACCTGGCCGGCACCAACCGGTCGACCGGCTGCGTCGACGTCGGCGGGAAGTCCGACGTCACGTCCGCGAAGACGGTGATCGACTGGCTCAACGGCCGCGCCACCGCCTACAGCGCGAAATCCGGCGGCAGCGCGGTGAGTGCGGACTGGAGCACCGGCAACGTCGGCATGATCGGCAAGTCCTACGACGGCACGATCGCCAACGGCGTCGCCGCCACCGGGGTGGACGGGCTCAAGACGATCGTGCCGATCTCCGCGATCAGCTCCTGGTACGACTACTACCGCTCCGACGGCGCGACCTTCGGCTTCGACCCGGACGGGCTCGCGCAGACCGTCGAAAACCGCAACGGCGGCCAGGACTGTTCCGCGCAGAACAAGAAGCTCGCCGACGGCGCCACGCAGAACGGCGACTACGGCCCGCTGTGGGCCGAGCGGGACTACGCGGCGCAGGCGAAGAATGTGCACGCCAGCGTGTTCGTCTCGCACGGCGTCAACGACCTGAACGTGAAGACGATCAACTTCGGCCAGTGGTGGGACGGGCTCGCGGCCGCCGGGGTGCAGCGCAAGATCTGGCTGTCGCAGACCGGGCACGTGGACCCGTTCGACTACCGGCGCACCGAATGGGTGGACACCCTGCACCGCTGGTTCGACCACTACCTGCTGGACATCGACAACGGCATCGAGAAGGAACCGGTGGCCACCGTCGAGCGCGAGCCCGACCAGTGGGCGGACCAGCCGGCGTACCCGGCGAAGGACGCGTCGGAGACCACGTTGAACCTGCAGGCGGGCAGCACGCCAGGGATCGGGACGCTGGGCACCGGCGCCGGGTCCGGTACCGCGTCGTTCACCGACCGGGCGAAGACCGGTGAGGACGCCTGGGCGGCGAACCCGTCGGAGACCTCCGCGGACCGGGTGCTCTACAGCACCGGCGCGCTGTCGTCGCCGGTGCAGGTTTCCGGCACCTCGTCGGTCACCGTGACCGCGACGCCGAGCACCGACTCGGCGCGGTTGTCCGCGATGCTCGTGGATTACGGCCCGGCGAAGATCCGCAACTTCTCTGCCGGTGGCGAGGGCATCACGACCGGCAGCGACGAGACCTGCTGGGGGGAGAACGCCACCGGGGACGACGCCTGTTACAAGACGACCAGCGCGGACATCGCGGACGTGGACTACACGATCGTCAGCCGCGGCTGGGCCGACCTGGCCAACCACCAGTCGCTCAGCGAGGAATCCCCGCTGACGCCGGGCACGCCGTACTCCATGACGTTCCGGCTGGCCAGCACCGACCACGTCGTCCCGGCGGGGCACCGGCTCGCGCTGGTCATCGGCGGCACCGACATCGACTTCATCACCCCACCGGCGAACCTCCCGAAGCTCTCGCTCGACCTGGCGAAGACCTCCGTGCGGATCCCGCTGGCCGGCGCGGTGCCGGCCGGGCCGCGGGCGGACCGGCTCCCGGCCGGTCCGCTGGCACACGTCGCCGGGCGGGCGAGTGGCGATCTGCGGTGATCCGCGGGCTCAGCTGCCGGTGACCGGCTGGCTGTCGGCCTCGGTCTTGGCGGCTTCGGTCTTCGGTTCCGGTTCGGCCGGGGGCTTGCGCTTGCGCTGCAGGGCCTTCGCGATCGGCTCCACGACGCGGGCGGCGGTCGGGCCGAGCACCGCCATCAGGAGCACGTACGCGGTGGCGAGCGCGGCGAGTTCCCCGTCGACCGCGCCGGCGGTGACGGCGAGGCCGGCGATCACGATGGAGAACTCCCCGCGGGCGACCAGCGCCGCACCGGCGCGGGCGCGGCCCAGCTTCCCGATGTTCTGCCGGCGCGCGGCCCACCAGCCCGTGCCGACCTTGGTGAGCGTGGTCGCCACGGCGAGCACCACCGCCCAGCCCAGCACCGGCGGGATCGACTTCGGGTCGGTGTTGAGGCCGAACACCACGAAGAACACCGCGGCGAACAGGTCCCGCAACGGTTCCAGCAGCCGGGTCGCGTTGTGCGCGGTCGACCCGGACACCGCGATGCCGAGCAGGAACGCGCCCACCGCGGCGGACACCTGCATCGCCGAGGCGAGGCCGGCGACCAGCAGGGCCGCGCCGAGGATCTTCAGCAGGAACACCTCGCGGTCGTCGCTGTCCACGAGCGCGGAGACGTAGCGGCCGAACTTGAGCGCGATCACCAGCACCACGGTGATCACCAGCAGCGAGATGCCGACCGCCTCGAGCCCGCCCAGCAGGCTGACCCCGCCGAGGATCGCGGTGAGGATCGGCAGGTACAGCGCCATCACCAGGTCCTCGAACACCAGGATGGACAGCACCACCGGCGTTTCCCGGTTACCGAGCCGGCCGAGGTCGCCGAGCACCTTCGCGATGATCCCGGACGAGGAGATGTAGGTGACGCCTGCCATCACGATCGCGCCGATCGGGCCCCAGCCCAGCAGCAGCGCGACCGCGGCGCCCGGCGCGGCGTTGAGCACGATGTCCAGCAGCCCGGCCGTCCACGAACGGCGCAGCCCGGTGAACAGTTCGGCCGCGGAGTACTCCAGCCCGAGCAGCAGGAGCAGCAGCACCACGCCGATCTCGCTGGCCAGATGGGTGAAATCGCCGATGTCGGTGAGCGGGATCAGGCCGCCGGACCCGAAGCACAGGCCACCCAGCAGGTACAGCGGGATCGGGGAGAGTCCGATCCGGCCGGCCAGCCTGCCGAGCACCCCGAGTGCGAAGAAGACGGCACCGAGCTCGATCAGCGACAGCGCGGTGTGATCCATCAGCCGTGCTTCAGGATTTTGGCGGCGGCCTCGAGACCTTCCGAGGTGCCGACCACGACCAGCAGATCACCCGCGGTGAACAGGAAGTCCGGCGTGGGGGAGGGGTGCACCTGGCCGGCCCGCATGACCGCGACGATCGACACGCTGGTGCGCGTGCGCATCGCGGTGTCGCCGAGCGTGCGGCCGTCGAACGGGCTGTTCTCGGTGATCGGCAGCTGCTTGGTGTTGATGCCCGGCAGCTCGCGGTGCTCCTCGTTGAGCTGCGCCACCAGCTGCGGCGCACCGAGCAGGTTGGCCAGCGCGCCGGCCTCCTCCGCGCTCAGCGGCAGCGAGGCGAGACAGGCATCCGGATCGTCCGATTTGGACACGATCAGCTCGATCTTGCCGTCCCGCTGGGTGACGACGCCGATGCGCCGTCCGCCACGGGTGGCGAAGTCTTTGCGGACACCGATGCCGGGAAGGGGGGTGACTTCGACGTTCACACCCGCCACGGTAACCCATCCGCCGATTGTCCGTTTCGAGGAGTTCCCCCGGCAGGTTCACGCCAGCACCAGCGTCAGCGCGATCGCCACCATGACCAGGCCGGTCGCCCCGTGCACGCCGAACGCGAGTGCCCGCTTCCCCCGGTACCGCAGCACGATCAGCATGTCGCTGAACGCGGCGAACGACTCGGCCAGCACGATCCAGCCCACCACCTGCGGGCTGCCGGCGAGCATCGCCGCCCCGAGCGCAAGGCCGGACGCGACATCCCGGTCGCCCTTGATCCGGAAGAACGCCGTGCTCCCGGCCGGCAGCACCGGCAGCCCGAACGTCGCGGCGGCCTTCTCCGGGGTCAGCAGGTAGGTGATGCCGATGTAGATGATGCCGGCGGCGATGACACCGGCGAGCACGTACGCGGTGACGATCATGATTCTCTCCCCTGGTAACTAGCAACGCTAGGAATTCTGTCAACGCTAACTTAGCGACGCTAGATTGTCTAGCAGTGCTAGTATCGGGTCATGGGCCAGCGACTGCGCCGGGAACGGGACCGGGCGGAACGAGAACAGCGGATCGTGTCCGCGGCACGCGAACTCGCCGAGGCGGAGGGATGGGAGGCGGTCACCACCCGCAGGCTGGCCGCGGTCATCGAGTACAGCCAGCCGGTGCTCTACAGCCACTTCACGGGCAAGGACGCGATCATGCGTGCCGCCGCGCTGGAGGGCTTCACCGAGTTCGCCGAACAGATCGCCGCGGCCCGTCAAGGCGGGGTGCGGGCGGTGGCGGAGGCCTACCTGTCGTTCGCGGACGAGAAGCCGGCGCTGTACGACGCGATGTTCACGCTCGCGACCGATCTGCCGTTCGGCGCGGACGACACGCCGCCGATCCTTCGCACGGGCTTCGAGACCCTGCGGGAGGTGCTCGCTCCGACCGCGGGGGATCTGGATTCCGGAACGCTCACCGAGGTGTTCTGGGCGGCGTTGCACGGCCTGGTCACGCTGGACCGCGGCGGGCGCCAGCCGCCGGGATACCGCGCGGAGCGGCTGGCGCTGCTCGTCACGCGGTTCGCCGGGACGCCCGGCTGACCGGCCGGCACGCACGCCGGGCAGAATGAGCGGTGGCCGACGACCAGGACGACGCGAGGAGTGAATCGGTGACCGGAGCCCTACGCGGGGTGGTGGCGCTGGACGGGCCGTCCGGAACCGGCAAGACCACGGTGGCGCGCACCCTCGCCGGCCGGCTGAGCGCGGGCTACCTCGACACCGGCGCGATGTACCGCCTGGTCACGCTCGCCGTGCTGCGCTCGGGAACGGACCCCGGCGACGCGGAGGCGGTCGGGCACCTCGCCCACGACGCCGAGTTCGCCATCGGCACCGATCCGGAACGCCCCGAGGTCCGGCTCGCCGGTCAGGACGTGGCCGCGGAGATCCGCGGCCCCGAGGTCACCGGCGCGGTGTCCGCGGTGTCGGCGGTACCGCAGGTCCGCGAGCTGCTGGTCGCCCGCCAGCGCCGGATCATCGCCGACGTGCTCGCCGAGACCGGCGGCATCGTGGTCGAAGGCCGCGACATCGGCACCACGGTCGCCCCCGAATCCCCGCTCAAGGTCTACCTCACCGCGTCGGCCGAGATCCGCGCCGCTCGCCGGAACACCCAGGACAGCGCCGCCGGCCGCCGCACCAGCGTGGCGGACGCGCGCGAATCCGTGGAGCGGCGCGACCGGCTCGACTCCAGCCGCGCCGCCTCGCCGCTGCGCGCGGCCGAGGACGCGGTGCCGGTGGACACCTCCGAACTCACGATCGACCAGGTGATCGTGGCGCTGTCCGAGCTGGCCTGCCGGCGTGGCCTGCTGGCCGGGTGCCCGGCTGAGGCCGAGGTCGGCTCGTGAGCGGCGCCCTTCCCGAGGGCGCGAACGGACTCCTGCACGACATCGGGCGGTTCTCCGGCCGGTACTATCTGCGTCCGGCGTTCCGGATCCACGTGCACGGGCGTGCCCGCGTGCCCGCCGACGGGCCGGTCGTGGTGATCGGGAACCACAGCTCCAACGTCGATCCGCAGCTGATCATCGGAATGCTGCCGCGGCGCAGCGCGTTCCTTGCCAAGGCCGAGCTGTTCACCGGGGTGGGTGGCTGGTTCCTCCGGGCGATCGGGCAGATCCCGGTACGCCGGGGCGAGATCGACCGCGCCCCCCTGATGACCGCCGTGGGTGTGCTCAAAGCGGGTGGCGTGGTGGGTGTCTTCCCGGAAGGCACCCGCGGCGAGGGTGACGTCGGTGCGGCCGAACGCGGTGCGGCGTGGCTCGTGCGCGCCACCGGCGCCACGGTGCTGCCGATCGCGACCAGGGGCACGCGCAAACCGGCGGACGGCCGCCGGCGCTGGCGCCCCCGCGTGGACCTCCTCGTCGGGGAGCCGTTCACGCCGAAGGTCGGCCCCGGACGGACCGGGCTCGACCAGGGCACCGAGGAGCTCCGCGGGGAGCTCGCGGCGCTCGTGCGGACTTTGGACGACTGGCGTGGCGAACACGGGTTCGCCACGCCGTAGGTGAAGTGGGAAACGATGACAGGGTTTGATGCCGCCTCCGCGGGAAAGAATGCGTCGGCGGGGTTTGATGCCGCCTCCGCGGGAAAGAGTGCGTCGGCGGGGTTTGATGCCGCCTCCGCGGACGCGGTCGCGGGGCTGGGTGAGATCGACGGGACCTGGTCCGACGAGTCCGAGTTCGCCGCGCTCGACGCGCGGATCGAGGCCGAGGCCGCGGCCGGCGAGGCGGACCTCGCCCAGCCGGTGCTGGCCGTGGTGGGCCGGCCGAACGTGGGCAAGTCCACGCTCGTGAACCGGATCCTCGGCCGCCGCGAGGCCGTGGTGCAGGACGTGCCGGGGGTGACCCGCGACCGCGTCGCCTATGACGCCTACTGGAGCGGCCGCCGGTTCACGCTGGTCGACACCGGCGGCTGGGAACCGGACGCGACCGGCCTGCAGGCGGCGGTGGCCGCGCAGGCCGAGATGGCCATGCAGACCGCGGACGCGGTGCTGCTGGTCGTCGACGCCACGGTCGGCGCGACCACCACCGAGGAGACCGTCGCGCGGGTGCTGCGGCGCTCGAAGAAGCCGGTACTGCTGGCGGCGAACAAGGTGGACGACGACCGGCTGCTCGCCGACACCGCGTCGCTGTGGTCGCTCGGCCTCGGTGAGCCGCATCCGGTCAGCGCGTTGCACGGCCGCAGCTCGGGCGATCTACTCGACGCGGTCGTCGCCGCGCTGCCGACCGCGCCGCGCGAGATCGGGACGGTCAGCGCCGGACCGCGCCGGGTGGCGCTGGTCGGCAAGCCGAACGTGGGCAAGTCGAGCCTGCTCAACAAGCTGTCCGGCGAGCAGCGCGCGGTGGTCGACTCGGTCGCCGGCACCACCGTCGACCCGGTGGACTCGCTGGTCGAGCTGGACGGCGAGCCCTGGCGGTTCGTGGACACCGCCGGGCTGCGCAAACGGGTCAACTCGGCCAACGGCGCGGAGTACTACGCCTCGCTGCGCACGAAGACCGCGATCGACGCGGCCGAGGTCGCGATCGTGCTGCTGGACGCCGCCGAACCGCTGTCCGAACAGGACCTGCGCGTGCTCACGATGGTGGTCGAGGCGGGCCGTGCGTGCGTGCTGGCGTTCAACAAGTGGGACCTGGTCGACGAGGACCGCCGGCACGCCATGGTGCGCGAGCTGGACCGCGGACTGGTGCGCGTGCCGTGGGCGGAGAAGGTGAACATCTCCGCACTCACCGGCCGTTCGGTGCGCAAGCTCGCGCCCGCCCTGCGCACCGCGCTGAAGTCGTGGGACCAGCGGGTGCCCACCGGCCAGCTCAACGGGTGGCTGTCCGACCTCGTCGCGGCCACCCCGCCGCCGGTGCGCGGCGGCAAACAGCCGAAGGTGCTGTTCGCGACGCAGGCCGGCATCCGGCCGCCCACGCTCGTGCTGTTCACCACCGGGTTCCTCGAGGCCGGCTACCGGCGCTTCATCGAGCGGAAGTTCCGTGAGCAGTTCGGCTTTCCGGGCAGTCCCGTCCGGGTGAACGTGCGGGTGCGGGAAAAGAAGCCCAAGCCCAAGGCGGGCGGTAAAGCGGCCCGCCGCCGCTGACCGTCCGCCGCCGAGGGAGAGGTGACGTCCGCCACGCGGTCGTTACCCTCGCGTGATGGGGCGGGCCCGGGTGCGTAATGTGGACGTCTCGCACCGGGCGCCTCAATCGGAGAGCCAGCCCGATTGAGGCTCGCGAAAGGTGAGTGATGGGCTTGCGCGCCCAGCGTACGACCCTGCCCGCCCCCGTCCGGAAACCCGGAGCCGCCCGGCCCGCCGGCGGCCTCCGGTGACGCTGACCGCTGATTCCGGCAGCACCGAGCTGGCCCGCGCGGTCGAAGCCGCGCTCGCACCGGCGCTGTTCCGCACCGAGTCCGCCGTTGTCCGTCGCACGCTGCTCGACGTGCTCACGACCACGGCCGAACGGCACCCGAACGCCCCGGCGCTCGACGACGGCGTCAGCACGCTGAGCTACCGGCGGCTCCTGGAGGAGATCGAGGACTACGCGCGCCGGCTCCGCGAGCACGGGGTGGGCCTCGGCGACCGCGTCGGCGTCCGGATCTCCTCCGGCACAGCCGAGCTGTACGTGGCGATCCTGGCCACGTTGTCGGTCGGCGCGGCCTACGTGCCGGTCGACGCCGACGACCCGGACGAGCGTGCCGAGCTGGTCTTCGGCGAGGCGGGCGTCGCCGCGGTCGTCACCGACGGCACCATCACCGCGCACGGCACGCCGGGCGGCCGCACCGGGCGCCCCGGCCCGGCCGACGACGCGTGGATCATCTTCACCTCCGGCTCCACCGGAAAACCCAAGGGCGTCGCCGTCACGCATGGTTCAGCGGCCGCGTTCGTGGACGCCGAGGCGCAGCTGTTCCTCACCGACGAGCCGATCGGGCCGGGCGACCGGGTGCTGGCCGGACTGAGCGTGGCCTTCGACGCCTCCTGCGAGGAAATGTGGCTGGCCTGGCGGCACGGCGCCTGCTTGGCGCCCGCGCCACGTGCGCTGGTGCGCACGGGGGTGGACCTCGGCCCGTGGCTGGTCGCGCAGCGCATCACCGTGGTGTCGACGGTGCCGACGCTCGCCGCGCTGTGGCCCGCGGACGCGCTGGAAGACGTGCGGCTGCTCATCTTCGGCGGCGAAGCGTGCCCGCCGGAGCTGGCCGAACGCGTCGCCGTCGAGGGCCGCGAGGTCTGGAACACCTACGGCCCGACCGAGGCCACTGTGGTCGCCTGCGCCGCGCAGTTGACCGGCGAAGGTCCGGTGCGTATCGGCCTTCCGCTGGCGGGCTGGCAGCTGGCGGTGGTGAACGACGACGGTGAGCTGGTCGCCATGGGCGAGACCGGCGAGCTGGTCATCGGCGGGGCCGGGCTCGCCCGCTACCTCGACGAGGAGAAGGACGCGCAGAAGTTCGCACCGCTGCCGGCACTCGGCTGGGAGCGCGCGTACCGCAGCGGGGACATGGTCCGCGCGGAGACCGAGGGCCTGCTGTTCCTCGGCCGGCTCGACGAGCAGGTCAAGCTCGGTGGCCGCCGCATCGAGCTCGGTGAGGTCGACGCGGCGCTCCAGGCGCTGCCCGGCGTGCTCGGTGGCGCGGCCGCGATCCGTCGTACCAAGGCGGGCAACCAGGTGCTGGTCGGCTATCTCGTACCCGAGGACGGCCGGTCGCTGGACCTCGACGACGCGGCCACCCGGCTGCGCGCGCAGCTGCCCGCCGCGCTCGTACCGCTGCTGGCCGTGGTCGCCGGCCTGCCGACCCGGACCTCGGGCAAGGTGGACCGGGCCGCGCTGCCCTGGCCACTGTCCACTGTGGACGCGAGTGCGGCCGGCCTGTCCCCCACCGAGGCGTGGCTGGCCGAGGGCTGGGGCGAGATCCTCGGCGTCTCGGTGAGCACCGCGCGCGCCGACTTCTTCACTCACGGCGGCGGCAGCCTCACCGCGGCGCAGCTGATCGCCCGCATCCGGACCCGGCACCCCGACGTGTCGGTCAGCGACATCTACCAGCACCCGAAGCTCGGTGACCTGGCCGCGAAACTCGACGCGCTGTCGGTCCGGGAGAC carries:
- a CDS encoding segregation and condensation protein A is translated as MDEPASAVQPEPEAAAPEAVEDVAAAGPPEAPAVHETVHGGTIPEGFAEELSTSKFKVRLQNFEGPFDLLLQLISQHQLDVTEVALHQVTDDFIAYTRALGADWNLDETTEFLVIAATLLDLKAARLLPSAEVENEDDLALLEARDLLFARVLQYRAYKQVAALFGELEQGALRRYPRSVALEERYVGLLPEVMLGVTPERFAEIAVAVFRPKPPPTVSLAHLHMGRVSVREHAALLRMRLAESGQATFKELVADCEHTVEIVARFLALLELYRESTVQFDQLEALAELHVRWTGGTVAEASAAAAHDRAAAEQEEYG
- the scpB gene encoding SMC-Scp complex subunit ScpB, whose product is MSTEDDHIPPPADPADAGVETAVETVAPQGDPEPPEEPEAVVAAAEPETPAAEPETAEPAVEDGPGSAPVPESVLPTGDATGHASGEENVEDAEDSGLPAIEDDEALEAALEALLLVVDSPAAEESLAETLEQPVARVTVALSTMAQKFTERASGIDLRRVGEGWRFYTRDTYAPFVEKLLLDGQRSKLTRAALESLAVIAYRQPVTRARVAAVRGVNVDGVIRTLLARGLIEEMGTDPETTGTLYVTTELFLERLGLSSLNDLPPIAPLLPEVDSIDDI
- a CDS encoding pseudouridine synthase → MTSEQHPDGVRLQKVLSQAGIASRRAAEDLIEAGRVEVDGAVVTELGRRVHPDEAVIHVDGTRVNLRDDLVYLSFNKPKGVHSTMSDDRGRPCVGDYLRGRWEETPGVVHVGRLDENTEGMLLLTNDGDLGHRLMHPSYRVLKTYFAEVEGLVPRGLGKQLRSGWELPDGIVKVDQFRVKDMHSGRTMVELVIHEGRKHIVRRLLASAGHPVRKLVRTAVGDVQLGSQRPGTIRRLNRGEVGSLYRNVGL
- a CDS encoding Xaa-Pro dipeptidyl-peptidase produces the protein MRVRAGFCVAAVLAAGLVATPATAAAATEPQYDFAGAIRETVWVDIGRDGDGDGVTDRVAADIVRPAEPAASGGKVPVIMDASPYYSSVGRGNETEFKTYDDQGRPVGFPLYYDNYFVPRGYAVVLVDLAGTNRSTGCVDVGGKSDVTSAKTVIDWLNGRATAYSAKSGGSAVSADWSTGNVGMIGKSYDGTIANGVAATGVDGLKTIVPISAISSWYDYYRSDGATFGFDPDGLAQTVENRNGGQDCSAQNKKLADGATQNGDYGPLWAERDYAAQAKNVHASVFVSHGVNDLNVKTINFGQWWDGLAAAGVQRKIWLSQTGHVDPFDYRRTEWVDTLHRWFDHYLLDIDNGIEKEPVATVEREPDQWADQPAYPAKDASETTLNLQAGSTPGIGTLGTGAGSGTASFTDRAKTGEDAWAANPSETSADRVLYSTGALSSPVQVSGTSSVTVTATPSTDSARLSAMLVDYGPAKIRNFSAGGEGITTGSDETCWGENATGDDACYKTTSADIADVDYTIVSRGWADLANHQSLSEESPLTPGTPYSMTFRLASTDHVVPAGHRLALVIGGTDIDFITPPANLPKLSLDLAKTSVRIPLAGAVPAGPRADRLPAGPLAHVAGRASGDLR
- a CDS encoding cation:proton antiporter; the encoded protein is MDHTALSLIELGAVFFALGVLGRLAGRIGLSPIPLYLLGGLCFGSGGLIPLTDIGDFTHLASEIGVVLLLLLLGLEYSAAELFTGLRRSWTAGLLDIVLNAAPGAAVALLLGWGPIGAIVMAGVTYISSSGIIAKVLGDLGRLGNRETPVVLSILVFEDLVMALYLPILTAILGGVSLLGGLEAVGISLLVITVVLVIALKFGRYVSALVDSDDREVFLLKILGAALLVAGLASAMQVSAAVGAFLLGIAVSGSTAHNATRLLEPLRDLFAAVFFVVFGLNTDPKSIPPVLGWAVVLAVATTLTKVGTGWWAARRQNIGKLGRARAGAALVARGEFSIVIAGLAVTAGAVDGELAALATAYVLLMAVLGPTAARVVEPIAKALQRKRKPPAEPEPKTEAAKTEADSQPVTGS
- a CDS encoding cation:proton antiporter regulatory subunit, coding for MNVEVTPLPGIGVRKDFATRGGRRIGVVTQRDGKIELIVSKSDDPDACLASLPLSAEEAGALANLLGAPQLVAQLNEEHRELPGINTKQLPITENSPFDGRTLGDTAMRTRTSVSIVAVMRAGQVHPSPTPDFLFTAGDLLVVVGTSEGLEAAAKILKHG
- a CDS encoding DUF4267 domain-containing protein; its protein translation is MIVTAYVLAGVIAAGIIYIGITYLLTPEKAAATFGLPVLPAGSTAFFRIKGDRDVASGLALGAAMLAGSPQVVGWIVLAESFAAFSDMLIVLRYRGKRALAFGVHGATGLVMVAIALTLVLA
- a CDS encoding TetR/AcrR family transcriptional regulator, translated to MGQRLRRERDRAEREQRIVSAARELAEAEGWEAVTTRRLAAVIEYSQPVLYSHFTGKDAIMRAAALEGFTEFAEQIAAARQGGVRAVAEAYLSFADEKPALYDAMFTLATDLPFGADDTPPILRTGFETLREVLAPTAGDLDSGTLTEVFWAALHGLVTLDRGGRQPPGYRAERLALLVTRFAGTPG
- the cmk gene encoding (d)CMP kinase, which encodes MVALDGPSGTGKTTVARTLAGRLSAGYLDTGAMYRLVTLAVLRSGTDPGDAEAVGHLAHDAEFAIGTDPERPEVRLAGQDVAAEIRGPEVTGAVSAVSAVPQVRELLVARQRRIIADVLAETGGIVVEGRDIGTTVAPESPLKVYLTASAEIRAARRNTQDSAAGRRTSVADARESVERRDRLDSSRAASPLRAAEDAVPVDTSELTIDQVIVALSELACRRGLLAGCPAEAEVGS
- a CDS encoding lysophospholipid acyltransferase family protein encodes the protein MSGALPEGANGLLHDIGRFSGRYYLRPAFRIHVHGRARVPADGPVVVIGNHSSNVDPQLIIGMLPRRSAFLAKAELFTGVGGWFLRAIGQIPVRRGEIDRAPLMTAVGVLKAGGVVGVFPEGTRGEGDVGAAERGAAWLVRATGATVLPIATRGTRKPADGRRRWRPRVDLLVGEPFTPKVGPGRTGLDQGTEELRGELAALVRTLDDWRGEHGFATP